The DNA region TTCCCTTTTGTAGATAATCGTGTGTTCTGAGTGTAGAGACAGGTGTCTACTGTGGGATCAGACCAGGGTGACCCTTTAAGGTAGGGGTGGAGAAcctcgatataattttaatgttaagcagttttacatgaaatatgacatattttgtacaggaatcttagaaaatacatttacaatacaaggTATATATTGAATATATTCAGAAAGATTGGACTTAAAGGTGTCTACCTGATATCAAgcctaaaatgcagggggaaatcctggtttgtagtacggccctcggaggactattacggccctcagatgaatttgaagtggcccctctcaAATgaaacaggttccccacccctacaaGGAGTGTTCACGAATATTAGTTGTGTTACCGGTATATGTGTCCTCCAGAACGCCAGGAGGCACTCTCGAGCCCTGTGTTAAATACTGCTTTGAAAATTCTTAACCAAAGGAAAAGCACTTCCTTTAACTCGAAGGGTGTCGTGTGGTAGATGTTAAACCGTTTCAATTATTTCCAGAATATTTGCACATTCAGTATGATGTGCGAGGTTCTTGCTATGATTCACTTGATATAGGTCGATATAACTTTCATTTAACAGAATCCAAAGGCTTGTCTCATGAGTTTTGTGAGCAGTGCCCTGTGCTCACGATTTTTTTGATGTGGAAATGGAAGCTGCGGGTGTGCGACATCCAGTCAGCGACTACCGAGCTTATCCTCGAAAAAGAAGAAACACATCGAAAGTATGGCAGTTCTTTAACATAGTCGGCGAAGAAGCGATCTGTTCGCTTTGCAATGCCTCCTTTACTTATCACGAGACATCCGGGACATCCACATTGTTGATGCACCTGAGAAGAAAACATGCAACCCATATCCAAGACGGGGGCATAAAAAAGGAACCGCACAGGACACCGTAAGTTTGATTATTAATTAAGCACTACTTGTCGGTTCTTCACATTCCGTTGCATACGATGGCTGCCTGGATGTGGAGATTTCCGCCACTGTTTTGGCTTTCCGGGGAGGAAAAAGTGAAACGCTACCATGACGGCGCGAGTTTATTACGCGGGCTGCATCTTCTTCACCGGTAGCGTTACGCTCTAGTAAGATCATTTCCCGTCTTTCCAGTGTGCCCACACAGGCGTATTCTTCAATTCTATGCATTTTGCGGAGGGTTAAATTAACATGAATTCTTATTTCGTGTAGTCTAGCGTCCTAGACCTGACCAAGTGGAGAGACCGAgatttataataggcctactgtttaaaaTGGTTTCTTTAATCATCCTATCAATGCTACACAGATAGATGTCTATGCTTCTTTAGAAATGCACTGTCCAAGCCTAcaatttgagtaggcctacattttctgtATAAACTAGCCGTACACTACAcatagctgacgcttgtatctaGAGCATCTGACAGTTCTTACTCACaaccagggtattggttacagtccctagtgtagtgtggggttaggtgccttgctctagggcaccTCAGCATTGAAatgattagtcaagtcaagtcaagtttattgtcaatttctttacatgcactggtcatacaaagaatttgaaattgcgtttcttgatTAGGGAGTTGAAGGGtgggcaaccctctgatctacagccCATTAGGCTACTGCTGCTGTATACTTCAATCGTCATGCATTTCTGTTAACTTATGCAAAGTACTGGACAATTAAATTAGCTGGAGTGGGAGCCATTCTTGACAGGGTTTTACCCTCAGCTGTCTATAATGAAATTGATTGTGcactgttcagttcagttcagttatggtttatttgagtagggacaaatacacatcatgtaggctgtacaacaacctaacagataagtatcatagcatttgtagccataggctaatttccaatgcccgtccctagaagggcttttaaagtaaaatataaaaaactgtttttaatgttgttttaaaatacaacctatccattcatccaagccattcatttaatctaagaagacaggcaatatacatacacatacctaatcctatattaatgtacagtcactcgttcattcatccactaattaatcaatttgataaaacatgtacaatagaacccccccccccccatacacacatagtcaactgccacccacctccctcacacacacacacatacacacacacacactcaactgcacacacacagacacacacacagagactcacacacacattctattaaATCTCCACACACATAGAATCACACATGATTACATATCTGGGTGTTTTTTTAGAAATTCCTTCATCTGACACCTGAACCACCCATGACTGTGATTGAACAATCACCAAAACAAACAACGTACTGTATGCTATGGTACTGTATCTTGTTGATCATGCTTGCTGGCAAGTCTGATGCTCACTGCGTGTTTGTCTTTTTGTGGTGCCAACAGCACGTCACTGCTGCACTCTGAGCTCCAGAAGCCAGCGACGGGGCCACCCACCCCATGGAGCCTACTACAACAGGCACAGCCTGCCTACTGTGTCGACTGCCAGACCAAATTCCCGGACAAGAAGTCGCTGGAGGACCACGAGTGCCCTGGCGTGAAATTCATTTGCACCTGCGGCTCCGGCTTCACCAATTACCAGGACATGCTCCTCCATCGCAACGGCCACTACGACACGAGCTCCTTCCAGACCGGCCACATGGCCATCTTCAAGCAACGTACCAAGGACACGGAGCTGCACGAGAAGAAGCTGCAGATGATGAAGAGCATCGATAAGCAGCTCACGGCTTCCCCCGCCCCTCCGGCAGCggcgcagcagcagccgcagtgCAGAGAACTGGTGCCCGCGCGGTCTGGTGCCACCGTAAACCTCAGGGCTTATTTCCAACCGGCGGTACAAATCGCCACCAAAATGAAGTTCAGCCGTGGGAACAAGTACATGTGCGGCACGTGCCGAGTGGTTTTCTGGGAGAAGAAGTTGCTCCTGGAGCACATTGCCACTCACCTTCCCACACACATTTACGGCTGCCAACAGTGCGGCCTCCTGCTGATCAGTGGCagccctccctcccccactcacTCATGCGGCACGTACCAAGCCAGCCGCCGCGAGCGTTTCACCAAGGGTCACATCATCGGTAATGTGCTTCAGCCAAAACCGAGTGGCCTCACGCGCTGCCCTTACTGCCCCACGACGTTTTTCAAACCGTGGTTTATAGCCCGGCATATAAAGAAAGCGCATGCTGGCAAACCGGTGCCTCGTGTACCTGTGAGTAAAAAGTTCGAAAATCCAGTGTATGGATTTGTTGCAAACCCTGCGCCGTCTGCGGCACCTGGATTCCCAATGTCGTCGCAGTCTGCGATGCCTGGATTCGCAGTGCTGCCTGCAATGCCTGGATACGCAGTGCCGTCTGCGATGTCTGGGTTCGCAGTGCCGCCTGCGATGTCTGGGTTTGCAGTGCCGTCTGCGATGTCTGAATTCGCAGTGCCGCCTTCGATGTCTGGGTTCGCAATGCCGTCTGCGATGTCTGGGTTCGCAGTGCCGTCTGCGATGCCGGGGTTGGCAGTACCGCCTGCGATGCCTGGGTTCGCAATGCTGCCTTCGATACCTGGATTAGCAATGCCATACGATTCAATGATCAATAAACCAGCAGGCTATGAAATGATAACTCACAATGCAGCACCGCCTGATGAGAGTAGCCTTCCACCCACGAAGGAAGAGCAGCAGAAAGCATCAAAGATAGCAGCCATCCTGGAGATGATCGCACAAGCACGCGAACGTGAACGTGAACATGAACGTGAACGTGAAGCTCAGGAAAGAGCTGCCGAGaaacggagagaagaggaggcacaGCAACACAGGGCAGAGGCAGAGATCACGGCAGCAACAAGTACTCTGAAGGATGAATGTAGATGCGCTGTCTGTGGTAAGACTATGAATACGATACAGATGCTTGTAAAGCACTGGTGCAGTAGGGAGCTGCCCCTGTTGACGCGGGACAAACTGCCGAGCTCCGTTTTCAAATACACCAATGGCTATAAACATTCTTTTAATCGTCCGGCCCCTTACCCTGTGCCAGAAAGACCAGACAAAGACTCTGGCGGAGTGGTCACAGTCCGACTACAGACTTCTCATAATGCTGACATGCACGAGCCAACGCTTCAGAATGAAAAAGTGGAGCCTAGTACTGCGTTGAGTTGTCCATCGTCGAGTAAGTCGATCGCTGTGCAAACCAAAGTAGAGTTTGATGACGGGAATTATGGTACATCATTAAGTACATGAAtgacttgatttttttccctttttctcgtCATGGAAGAGGTTTAGCGCACACCTACACAACATTTAACAAGGTTAATCCGGAGAAAAATGTAAAACCATGTCCATCAACTTTGCTGGAGAGTTTGACAGATGTCTCAGCATCGGTCACATTATTATTGAAGTTACTTAAATGGCTCCCCACCAATATTTTGACCATTATCATATTTCCAACTGATTGCTGTGACTATTCCATTACATTTGCCAAATGAAGATTAAGCTTACAGTTGAGGTGAATTAAGTGCTTTTAAGGAGTGTTGGCCTTGAAGAGTGGTTTAGCagggaagagagtggagaggggtcTGCACTAGAGcacattttctcttcttttacaGGTTACATACATCTTTCCTGATGAGTTGAAAATGTTTAATGCAAGCCCACCATCAGTTTCAGAGTACTACTACGGTGAGGGTTTTTAATCATGCGGAAATGTGCTGGGGTTTTTTCCCTAGACGTTAGTCTGACATGGTGCAGACTTATCTTTTTAAATTGTAGAGTTTTTTTCAGCTCATATTGCATTTGTCTCATGTACTACAGCAGCAGAATCTACAGCTCTATAGTAAAGTGCTGTTTATGTTTGGTTGCATCCCATTTTAAAACATGGTCCactaagaataaaaaaataattaaaaaaaaacctttgtcaACTGAATAAATTAGCGGTAGTCTATATTTTGTCATCGTAGGCAGGTGTCTTTTTCTTCAGActaaaatggtattaaaaaggttggatttaaaggtgcgctgtgtaagatggtggccactGGCCAGAGAAGATATTGTATTTGCAACTGTGCTGCACGTtggaactgtgctgtctactgccaaatgtaatcttttcatgaatatttactaaatcatgaactaaagtacaggaagttttgcagctaaaatgcctatttctggaaattcaaaatggcggaccatggagaggatccccttttcatgtatgaaaagagtcattttcccagtcataatgactacttagaatttgatggtgatggtaagtattcatgaaaaaggtaacgtttgtgactgggcagcatgaattctgaaaataatctGCTAAAAATATGACGCagacgcagtgcacctttaacgtaTAGCTGTGATGTACTGTAATCGCTTAACACGTCAAGTGCCAACACTTACTCCTGTATGTTGCGTAGAATGATggcgttctaaaccatttttgGACATCTTTCTTTTGTAGTCACAGCATATTATGTGGTAGGGCCACAGAAACAACATCTGGCTCGTTTGAAACGTGAGACTGAAACCTCTTAGTGGGTGAAAACCTTCGGCTCTAAGTGCTGCCGTCCTGATAGTCTGATGCATGCTGCCCAAAACAATATTAAATTAACAGAAGCAGCAGCTTAGTGTTGCTGACttcagctttcatgtgactgCATCCATGTTTTGAGATGGATGTGTGCAGGAGGGctactaaggttttggaggccctaggcgTAACTGATCAGGAGGCCCACTCATAATTACAtgataataatctactaactaatcaacatgttttgaaatgtaattcaatattttttcatgatgttttgtaGTCAATCtcaagaggccccaattttgggggcaaagtggttggtgccctaagcacgggttggtgccccaagcactctgcgtactctgttTATGTCTtgcggcgcccctgtgtgtgtgtgtgtgtttttgttaaaTTGTGTTTGTggtagtgtaacggaggctaactagcagagttggcgtggaacgttggtaaacctccctcccaaagcctcatacaatgTTGATGCAGTTGGGCAGGggaactggtcctttagtccagtggtatcgtactgtgcctcccattgccggaccgttgtagttgacgaggtcacaggttcgcagccccgagggggacgaacaggtgcaagatgaccttcGTCACAGTAGCATCATGAAGTATGCCTACATGTTGTCTCACTACGGCATCTTCAAAGAGTACAAGAAGTCAAAACAcaagcacaatgcatgtgacattGGCTAGTGTTTCTTAAACTTTTGTTTTGTGTATACTtaaagccttttcgttgtgccatgagtatccCCTAACTCTTCTATATTGCTTTTTCTATCGCAATGTAACTATGCATACATTAGTTAAAATGTTGTTAAAAtgacattttcacaagtagcGCCTGCAGTGTGCTCTTGTACCAATAGTTGGGAAAGACTGACATAGGCCATGGtacacagaggtgtcaaaggttAATGAAAGAAACAGTTTTCTTCCCTCACAGGTAACGTATCTGACTAAAAAGTAGACCTGTGATGTCTTACGATCAGATGACTGCATTGGTTGGATCAAGCTTGTAGTGTGGTCaacctctaattcagtcaggttactttCCTGTCTTGTATAAACAGCCTGATTCAAATAAATTCATACATTTTCATTGATGGTAAAATCAAGATTAGTATGGCCATTTCAGGTCATTGCATTTGTTCTTTAGCACAAACTCCTTGTTGAATTTTAATCTGTCTAGTGCAATCATTGTCTTGTAATCACTTCCTGCAGGAAACCCTAGACTCTGCTCAGCTAACTTTGTGACTGCCACTTAAACATTATTTTGACAGATCTTCTGAtgtttggaagagagagagaaaaaaaggccaTCAACTTAAAtacatgttaaagggacactgtgtgagatttgtacttgtttatttccagagttcatgctgcccattcactaatgtttcctttttcacttaccaccagcatcaaattctaagttttcattatgactggaaaaattgcacttttcatacatgcaaagggggatcttctccatggtccgccattttgaatttccaaaaatagccttttttagctgcaaaaattactgtacttggaccatactagaaaatatttgtttaatacttagtaaactttcatgtaaagatcaaatttggcaataggcagcccaatttcaataagcagcatagttgcagtaccttttttgaccatttcctgcacagtgtccctttaaagtaggtATGTTAGCCACACGGACCCATAACAGGATTTGCTCAGATGTCATAGAATTTTGAGTGCATTGTTACTGCCATGCACATCtcacagtattattattattatggtcaaATAACTCCTGcacagtctcatctgaccacagtaTGATCTACCGAAATGCTTTTAGCCCAAATCatacaacttatttctgatgaaCACAGCCtttatgcatcacccatccaatgagcttttgccttggtAAAAGTATacaaagcaaattttccatttcatgtaagtttaatggacaataaagaagtcgaCACTGAAGGAGGACAGATGCAGAAGGCTGCACTATAGGGTtaagacaatgaaactgaaacacctggttCGGCTGAAACGTGACAGGTTTGGCTACAGCAGCATGGTCATGTACAGCTcctgtccaaaaaaatagaatataatGAAAAAGTGTAATATTTCCAGGATAAATGTTAATCTTTCATAGATGATACATTCACCTACATTTTAAACTATTGTTTGTTTATTCATACATATATGTATATGGTACTTGCTGCCCAAAACTATATATAAAAAAGAttcaaaataaatatataatgttCACATAAAATTTCCAAttaaataaactagaaatgcattctcacagaaaatgctggaagcgggcttgcctttgggggcagagatgaaacaaagtactattgagaaaacaaagctaaaagaaatcttggaaaaactccatccacccagtcagaagtcatgggccaaacaattcagccatcttggattcagccatctagaaagtgttgtagctctgcgttttggggatatactaaatgacatacatggtattttaagttggctaaggaacactgcatatgatataattttgaaaatcaacatggcatcaagcgggattcgaactcacaacctccatatctgtaatccaacccctttgccattgatattaaatgacatacaatacatgatatttgaagttggctaaggaacactgcatatgatatcattttgaaaatcaacatggcttcgactggggttcgaacctccaacccccatatcc from Engraulis encrasicolus isolate BLACKSEA-1 chromosome 5, IST_EnEncr_1.0, whole genome shotgun sequence includes:
- the LOC134448426 gene encoding uncharacterized protein LOC134448426, which encodes MEAAGVRHPVSDYRAYPRKRRNTSKVWQFFNIVGEEAICSLCNASFTYHETSGTSTLLMHLRRKHATHIQDGGIKKEPHRTPTSLLHSELQKPATGPPTPWSLLQQAQPAYCVDCQTKFPDKKSLEDHECPGVKFICTCGSGFTNYQDMLLHRNGHYDTSSFQTGHMAIFKQRTKDTELHEKKLQMMKSIDKQLTASPAPPAAAQQQPQCRELVPARSGATVNLRAYFQPAVQIATKMKFSRGNKYMCGTCRVVFWEKKLLLEHIATHLPTHIYGCQQCGLLLISGSPPSPTHSCGTYQASRRERFTKGHIIGNVLQPKPSGLTRCPYCPTTFFKPWFIARHIKKAHAGKPVPRVPVSKKFENPVYGFVANPAPSAAPGFPMSSQSAMPGFAVLPAMPGYAVPSAMSGFAVPPAMSGFAVPSAMSEFAVPPSMSGFAMPSAMSGFAVPSAMPGLAVPPAMPGFAMLPSIPGLAMPYDSMINKPAGYEMITHNAAPPDESSLPPTKEEQQKASKIAAILEMIAQAREREREHEREREAQERAAEKRREEEAQQHRAEAEITAATSTLKDECRCAVCGKTMNTIQMLVKHWCSRELPLLTRDKLPSSVFKYTNGYKHSFNRPAPYPVPERPDKDSGGVVTVRLQTSHNADMHEPTLQNEKVEPSTALSCPSSSKSIAVQTKVEFDDGNYGTSLST